In Deinococcus proteolyticus MRP, a single genomic region encodes these proteins:
- a CDS encoding IS630 family transposase (programmed frameshift), whose amino-acid sequence MTLSAWRPARLSRTQQEERRLAAQPLLNDPDWSTRDLARHFGVAEVTIRAWRARIRHGGEEALRASRATGRPEFLTPDQQKEIQDILESDPRLHGFETSGWTVPKVRQVIGLKYGVWIDRAHLSRKLRRWGFSYQRPALRAVERNEEDIAAWVRLQKEALEKKEAEGATIIFLDESGFSLKTTRVRAWGRRGETPIIPTKLRWAHLSVIGAITTGGQFLQHTCQGAVRSPQVVKFLDHVLRHVAGEVVVILDRAMIHRSKAVQAFVQLHERLTLIYLPPYAPELNPIELIWADLKRNVVGNFCALTTEMLTKRLKVGWQHIRRKSLPLAFIRGTPFTASLAT is encoded by the exons GTGACGCTTTCTGCTTGGCGACCCGCTCGTCTCTCCCGCACTCAACAGGAAGAGCGCCGTCTGGCTGCTCAGCCCCTCCTGAATGATCCCGACTGGTCCACTCGAGATCTGGCCCGACATTTCGGTGTGGCTGAGGTGACTATTCGTGCCTGGCGTGCCCGTATACGCCACGGTGGTGAGGAAGCGCTCCGCGCTTCCCGTGCCACTGGCCGCCCGGAGTTCCTCACCCCTGACCAGCAGAAGGAAATTCAGGACATTCTTGAGAGCGATCCCCGACTGCATGGCTTCGAGACCAGTGGCTGGACTGTCCCCAAGGTCCGTCAAGTGATCGGTCTGAAGTATGGGGTCTGGATCGACCGTGCCCATCTTTCCAGGAAGCTCAGACGTTGGGGATTCTCGTATCAGCGGCCCGCGTTGCGGGCCGTAGAGCGTAACGAAGAGGATATTGCAGCTTGGGTCCGTCTCCAGAAGGAGGCGTTGGAAAAAAAAGAG GCTGAGGGGGCGACGATCATTTTTCTGGACGAGAGTGGGTTCAGTCTGAAGACGACAAGGGTTCGCGCGTGGGGACGACGAGGCGAGACACCGATTATCCCGACAAAACTGCGTTGGGCACATCTTTCTGTGATTGGAGCCATCACCACAGGCGGACAGTTTTTGCAGCACACCTGTCAGGGTGCAGTACGGTCCCCACAAGTCGTGAAGTTCCTGGATCATGTCCTGCGTCATGTCGCCGGAGAGGTGGTAGTCATCCTTGACCGGGCCATGATTCACCGGTCGAAAGCAGTGCAGGCGTTCGTGCAGCTGCACGAACGCCTAACCCTGATCTATCTCCCACCCTATGCGCCAGAATTGAATCCCATCGAACTGATCTGGGCAGATCTCAAACGGAATGTCGTAGGTAACTTCTGTGCGCTAACGACAGAAATGCTGACGAAGCGGTTGAAAGTGGGATGGCAGCACATCCGGCGCAAATCTTTGCCACTAGCCTTTATCCGAGGCACACCCTTTACTGCTTCGCTAGCAACTTAA
- a CDS encoding PAS domain S-box protein, with product MFALASQELIYPEDLKTDQHLLQEMLDGKIQQYETQKRYWHKNGYVIWVQLDVSLILDETGQPHFIVWQIQDISAQIRKSRDLQIVLNNTPAMIGYWDTDLQHRFGNFTYGEWFGFSPEQMKGLFIWEVIGENLYQRNREQIEGVLRGEEQFFEREITDIRGERRQVQFSYVPDMEDGYIQGFVALGIDITARHDAEKALFKQKELARITLESIGDSVIAVDTEGRITLFNPVAQRMTGWSLEKALGKPIEEVMDLVEEGTFTPLPNPIRMALSERKTVGMSLIDLCLSW from the coding sequence TTGTTCGCCCTTGCTTCTCAAGAACTGATTTACCCCGAGGACCTTAAGACTGATCAGCATCTGTTGCAGGAAATGCTGGATGGCAAAATACAACAGTACGAGACGCAAAAGCGCTACTGGCATAAAAACGGTTACGTGATCTGGGTACAGCTCGACGTGTCCTTGATTCTCGATGAAACAGGTCAGCCGCATTTTATCGTTTGGCAGATTCAGGACATTAGCGCACAGATCCGCAAGAGCCGGGATCTCCAGATAGTGCTGAACAACACGCCCGCCATGATTGGTTACTGGGATACGGATTTGCAGCACCGTTTCGGGAATTTCACCTATGGCGAGTGGTTCGGGTTCTCTCCGGAGCAGATGAAAGGACTCTTCATCTGGGAGGTGATCGGTGAGAATCTCTACCAGCGTAACCGTGAACAAATTGAAGGCGTTCTGCGGGGAGAAGAACAGTTTTTCGAGCGCGAGATCACCGATATCAGGGGAGAGCGCCGCCAAGTGCAGTTCTCTTATGTTCCTGATATGGAAGACGGCTACATTCAAGGCTTTGTGGCACTGGGCATCGATATTACGGCCCGGCATGACGCCGAAAAGGCACTTTTTAAGCAGAAAGAACTGGCTCGCATCACTCTTGAATCTATCGGAGACAGTGTAATCGCCGTAGATACCGAGGGCAGAATTACTCTGTTTAATCCGGTCGCGCAGCGTATGACCGGATGGAGCCTCGAAAAAGCGCTTGGCAAGCCTATCGAGGAAGTCATGGACCTGGTCGAAGAGGGAACCTTCACCCCCCTGCCTAACCCCATCCGCATGGCACTCAGCGAGAGAAAAACGGTGGGCATGTCTCTTATTGATTTGTGCTTAAGTTGGTAA
- a CDS encoding IS4 family transposase, whose protein sequence is MNHLNQPPQDSLFTALRPFFRIDQRRFTVLVALILAIIQQRSVVLNNLKATITLPGSREMRYQRLLRFVQFLIPEEMYLKFALHVLGTDELTLILDRTNWKLGKRDVNILMLSAVWEGFSLPLMWRFLPHGGSSDQRIRKELMADFLRHCPQVHIDGLLADREFIGQDWFTFLSEHGIAPCIRLRSDTKMDSLPVHVFAKKMQVGEVRVWHSSMVVYGVRLRVLALKVSKTEMLYLAYKGRADQNLRKYALRWQCENLHAALKTRGFDLEATGLTQAERVSTLLMVIAISFIWCLRTGTVLLLEGNVETMKAKRQKAHGYASKSLFRLGLDELRDLLSHPSPENWNRLARLVPRFEG, encoded by the coding sequence ATGAACCACCTGAACCAGCCCCCCCAAGATAGCCTCTTCACTGCCTTGCGTCCCTTTTTCCGTATTGACCAGCGACGGTTCACCGTCCTGGTCGCGTTGATTCTGGCGATCATCCAGCAGCGCAGCGTGGTGCTGAACAATCTGAAAGCTACGATCACTTTGCCAGGTAGTCGAGAAATGCGGTATCAACGCCTTCTGCGCTTTGTTCAGTTTTTGATTCCAGAGGAGATGTATCTGAAGTTTGCGCTTCACGTGCTGGGTACGGATGAGCTGACGCTCATCCTGGACCGGACGAACTGGAAACTGGGCAAGAGGGACGTCAACATCCTGATGCTGTCTGCGGTATGGGAAGGGTTCAGTTTGCCGCTGATGTGGCGTTTTCTCCCGCACGGGGGAAGCAGCGATCAGCGAATACGTAAGGAGCTGATGGCTGATTTTCTGCGTCACTGTCCACAGGTCCACATCGACGGTCTGCTTGCAGACCGTGAATTCATCGGCCAGGACTGGTTTACGTTCCTGAGCGAACATGGGATTGCTCCCTGTATCCGGCTGCGGAGTGACACCAAGATGGACAGCTTACCTGTCCACGTCTTCGCTAAGAAAATGCAGGTGGGAGAGGTTCGCGTCTGGCACAGCTCTATGGTGGTGTACGGGGTCAGACTCCGTGTTCTGGCACTGAAGGTCTCGAAGACGGAGATGCTGTACCTGGCCTACAAGGGCAGAGCAGATCAGAATTTGCGGAAGTACGCACTGCGCTGGCAGTGCGAAAACCTGCACGCTGCACTGAAAACCAGAGGCTTCGATCTGGAAGCGACCGGATTGACCCAGGCCGAGCGGGTGTCAACGCTGCTGATGGTGATCGCCATCAGCTTCATTTGGTGTTTGCGGACAGGTACGGTTCTGCTGCTTGAAGGCAACGTGGAGACCATGAAGGCCAAGCGCCAGAAAGCGCATGGCTACGCCAGCAAAAGTCTGTTTCGACTGGGCTTGGACGAGTTGCGAGATTTGCTCAGTCACCCAAGCCCTGAAAATTGGAACCGTCTAGCACGGCTTGTCCCGCGTTTTGAGGGGTAG
- a CDS encoding PAS domain S-box protein has translation MYEAMFQESPIGMALVSLEGTFLSVNSALCRILGYSSEELPRIGVDKTESGDEVSVFQVVR, from the coding sequence ATGTATGAGGCCATGTTTCAAGAGTCTCCAATAGGCATGGCCTTGGTCTCGCTTGAAGGGACTTTCCTTTCTGTCAACAGCGCGTTATGCCGCATTCTGGGCTACAGCAGCGAGGAATTACCGCGAATAGGGGTTGACAAAACCGAGTCAGGTGATGAGGTCTCTGTATTTCAGGTTGTGCGCTAG
- the rpsO gene encoding 30S ribosomal protein S15 has product MIDKKQVITDNQRGQNDTGSTEVQVALLTARINNLSAHLQANKKDKHSQRGLQLLNGQRRRLLKYMERTDYDGYIALTDKLGIRRGQRIVK; this is encoded by the coding sequence ATGATCGACAAGAAACAGGTCATCACTGACAACCAGCGCGGCCAGAACGACACCGGCAGCACCGAAGTGCAGGTGGCTCTGCTGACCGCCCGCATCAACAACCTGAGCGCCCACCTGCAGGCCAACAAGAAGGACAAGCACAGCCAGCGTGGTCTGCAGCTGCTGAACGGTCAGCGCCGCCGCCTGCTGAAGTACATGGAGCGCACCGACTACGATGGCTACATTGCCCTGACCGATAAGCTCGGCATCCGCCGCGGCCAGCGCATCGTCAAGTAA
- the moaC gene encoding cyclic pyranopterin monophosphate synthase MoaC, which translates to MSDSELTHFRDGRPRMVDVSDKAVTVREASAEGWVRLPPEARAALEAGRTPKGDPLVVAQLAGLQAAKRTADLVLLCHPLPISGSRVELTLEPQGVHIVATVRTTGQTGVEMEALTAVTVAALNLYDMLKAVSKAVEIDSVRLLSKSGGKSGDYQAREK; encoded by the coding sequence GTGAGCGACAGCGAACTGACCCACTTCAGGGACGGCCGCCCGCGCATGGTGGACGTGTCGGACAAGGCCGTGACTGTGCGCGAAGCCAGCGCGGAGGGCTGGGTCCGCCTGCCTCCAGAAGCCCGCGCCGCTCTCGAAGCGGGCCGCACCCCCAAGGGCGACCCGCTGGTAGTGGCGCAGCTGGCTGGCCTCCAGGCCGCCAAACGCACCGCCGACCTGGTACTGCTGTGCCATCCTCTACCCATCAGCGGGAGCCGGGTAGAACTGACGCTGGAACCGCAGGGGGTGCATATTGTGGCCACCGTGCGCACCACTGGGCAAACCGGCGTGGAGATGGAAGCCCTGACTGCCGTCACCGTAGCAGCGCTGAACCTGTACGACATGCTCAAGGCGGTCAGCAAGGCCGTCGAGATTGACAGCGTGCGGCTGCTTAGCAAATCAGGCGGCAAAAGCGGAGACTACCAGGCCAGAGAAAAGTAG
- a CDS encoding YceD family protein yields MTDKTSLPELHLGQLLRTGQDAHAAGEVTELRYEQGGEQLLTFAEPAPYRVDINSVGGDDFYLQGYFRPTLQTECARCLRPVELPLDLKLGTLMRFDPSVETPYIEEAESGEELLMFGEPQLDLSGFLAETALVSVPLVVLHDPECKGLCQVCGQDLNEGTCEHAAAVPVEAEEAAAQKRDDANNPFAALRGLNLPDSDSSRDQD; encoded by the coding sequence ATGACTGACAAGACTTCTTTGCCTGAACTCCACCTGGGCCAGCTGCTACGTACTGGCCAGGACGCCCACGCAGCGGGCGAGGTGACCGAGCTCCGCTATGAGCAAGGCGGCGAACAGCTGCTGACCTTTGCCGAACCCGCCCCTTACCGGGTGGATATCAACAGTGTCGGCGGCGACGACTTTTATCTGCAGGGCTACTTCCGCCCTACCCTGCAGACCGAGTGCGCCCGCTGCCTGCGCCCAGTAGAACTGCCGCTGGATCTTAAGCTGGGGACGCTGATGCGCTTCGACCCATCGGTCGAGACGCCCTATATCGAAGAAGCCGAAAGTGGTGAGGAACTGCTGATGTTCGGCGAGCCGCAGCTCGACCTGAGCGGTTTCCTGGCCGAGACAGCGCTGGTCAGTGTGCCGCTGGTGGTGCTGCATGACCCCGAATGCAAGGGGCTGTGCCAAGTGTGTGGGCAAGACCTCAACGAGGGAACCTGCGAGCACGCCGCCGCCGTGCCGGTCGAAGCGGAAGAAGCCGCTGCCCAGAAGCGGGACGACGCCAACAACCCCTTCGCAGCGCTGCGCGGCCTGAACCTGCCCGACAGTGACAGTTCCCGCGATCAGGACTGA
- a CDS encoding glucose-1-phosphate thymidylyltransferase, which produces MKAIIPAAGLGTRMRPLTFTRPKPVLRVAGEPIIHHAIQTLRDAGIESVGVVVSDITRDEIAHVTEQISDMDISLINQHQQLGLGHAVLTAREWVGEDNFCVYLGDNLFEGGVAPYVQRFQELQPEALIALVEVADPTAFGVAEMEGERIVRLVEKPKNPLSNLAVAGFYCFTPRLFDVLEHLQPSARGEYEITDAIQALIEAEQPVIGQQVEGWWKDTGRPEDLLDANRLLLEHLETSIEGEVESSRITGRVQIPASSRVVRSKIVGPVLLGENVVIEDAYIGPFTSVGSGTEIRGAEVEHSVIDAEAKILNLPTRLQDCLIGLRAQVRGGRTVPRTHKLTISDASVVELA; this is translated from the coding sequence ATGAAAGCTATTATTCCGGCTGCTGGTCTGGGCACACGCATGCGCCCCCTGACCTTTACACGTCCTAAACCTGTCCTGCGGGTGGCAGGTGAGCCAATCATCCACCACGCTATCCAAACCCTCCGTGACGCCGGCATCGAGAGTGTAGGTGTGGTCGTCTCGGACATTACCCGTGACGAAATTGCACACGTGACCGAGCAGATCAGCGATATGGACATCTCCTTGATCAATCAGCATCAGCAGCTGGGACTGGGACACGCCGTTCTGACGGCGCGGGAGTGGGTCGGCGAGGACAATTTCTGTGTTTATCTGGGGGACAACCTGTTTGAAGGGGGCGTCGCTCCTTACGTTCAGCGCTTTCAGGAGTTGCAGCCCGAGGCCCTGATCGCCCTGGTCGAGGTGGCGGACCCCACCGCCTTCGGTGTGGCCGAGATGGAGGGCGAACGCATCGTCCGGCTGGTGGAAAAACCCAAGAACCCACTCAGCAATCTGGCTGTGGCCGGCTTTTACTGCTTTACCCCGCGCCTGTTCGACGTACTGGAACATCTGCAGCCGTCGGCACGTGGAGAGTACGAGATTACCGATGCCATTCAGGCCCTGATTGAAGCGGAGCAGCCGGTGATTGGCCAGCAGGTGGAAGGCTGGTGGAAGGACACGGGCCGCCCTGAGGACCTGCTGGATGCCAACCGGCTGCTGCTGGAGCACCTGGAAACCTCTATCGAAGGAGAGGTGGAGAGCAGCCGCATCACCGGGCGGGTGCAGATTCCGGCCAGCAGCCGCGTGGTGCGCAGCAAGATCGTGGGCCCCGTGCTGCTGGGCGAGAACGTGGTCATCGAGGACGCCTACATCGGACCCTTTACCAGTGTGGGCAGCGGCACCGAGATTCGCGGCGCCGAGGTGGAGCATTCGGTGATTGACGCCGAAGCCAAGATTCTCAACTTGCCGACCCGGCTTCAGGACTGCCTGATTGGCCTGCGCGCCCAGGTGCGGGGCGGACGGACCGTGCCGCGCACCCACAAGCTGACCATTTCGGATGCCAGCGTGGTGGAACTGGCCTGA
- a CDS encoding Fur family transcriptional regulator codes for MSLRTTRQREVIAQVIEEAEGPLGVPEIHGRAQQTLPRLGIATVYRTLKLLTEQRQIHAIAVDGESLYERTGQGHHHHFSCERCGRVFTLHVCPVDLPSGTVFAEGFVVRSHEVTLYGLCPACAPGA; via the coding sequence ATGTCTCTGCGCACCACCCGCCAGCGAGAAGTGATCGCCCAGGTTATTGAGGAGGCCGAGGGTCCGTTAGGCGTGCCGGAAATCCATGGGCGGGCGCAGCAAACTCTGCCGCGCTTGGGCATTGCCACGGTGTACCGCACCCTGAAGTTGCTGACCGAACAGCGCCAGATTCACGCCATCGCGGTGGACGGCGAATCTCTGTACGAGCGAACCGGGCAGGGGCACCACCATCACTTCTCGTGTGAGCGTTGTGGCCGGGTCTTCACGCTCCACGTCTGCCCGGTGGACCTGCCGAGCGGAACAGTGTTCGCTGAGGGATTCGTGGTCCGCAGCCATGAGGTCACCCTCTATGGCCTGTGTCCGGCCTGTGCCCCTGGAGCTTGA
- a CDS encoding alanine/glycine:cation symporter family protein produces the protein MKRPEHFFLALAAATSGFAAASAPAAPVGIDDRINAALAPVSNAVASTVFYSVPVGGADLPLIVLWLITAAIIFTLYLGFINLRGFRHAIDIVRGKYDNHSSGPGEVSHFQALTAAVSGTVGLGNIAGVAVAISLGGPGATFWMIVAGLLGMSSKFVECTLGVKYRRENPDGSVSGGPMFYLSRGLAERGMGGLGSALAAIFAVAAIFGSLGGGNMFQSNQTVLQLVSITGGDASPLAPYKWLLGIVIAGIVGSVIIGGIKSIANVTDKLVPFMAGLYVFGGLLVLLLNAGQIPAAISSIISGAFSPEGVAGGAIGVLIQGIRRATFSNEAGIGSAAIAHSAVKTDRPVTEGYVSLLEPFIDTVVICTMTALTLVVTGVYKNPDLSGVTMTSAAFSSVVPQFSWFVTLAVILFAISTIITWAYYGTKAVGYLTGENKTAILAFQVFFLIATVIGASLDLNSIIDFSDSMIFVMSIPNIIGLYLLMPVVKRELAEYRADLNSGRIQRTG, from the coding sequence ATGAAGAGACCTGAGCATTTTTTCCTGGCCCTGGCCGCAGCCACCTCCGGCTTCGCGGCAGCCTCTGCGCCAGCTGCCCCGGTGGGGATTGATGACCGAATCAACGCGGCGCTGGCGCCTGTCAGTAATGCTGTGGCCAGTACGGTGTTCTACTCGGTCCCGGTGGGGGGAGCCGACCTGCCTCTGATCGTGCTGTGGCTGATTACGGCCGCTATCATTTTCACTCTCTACCTCGGGTTCATTAACCTGCGGGGATTTCGCCACGCCATCGACATCGTGCGGGGCAAGTACGACAACCACTCCAGCGGTCCCGGTGAAGTCAGCCACTTTCAGGCCCTGACGGCTGCGGTGAGCGGCACGGTGGGCCTGGGCAATATCGCCGGGGTGGCCGTGGCCATCAGCCTGGGCGGCCCCGGTGCCACCTTCTGGATGATTGTTGCCGGCCTGCTGGGCATGAGCTCCAAGTTCGTGGAATGCACCCTGGGCGTGAAATACCGCCGTGAAAACCCCGACGGCAGCGTGTCGGGTGGGCCGATGTTCTACCTGTCACGTGGCCTGGCCGAGCGCGGCATGGGAGGCCTGGGTTCGGCACTGGCCGCCATCTTCGCCGTGGCTGCCATTTTCGGCAGCTTGGGCGGCGGCAACATGTTCCAGAGCAACCAGACCGTGCTGCAGCTGGTGTCCATCACTGGCGGCGACGCCAGCCCACTGGCTCCCTACAAGTGGCTGCTGGGCATCGTGATTGCCGGCATCGTGGGTTCGGTGATTATCGGCGGAATCAAGAGCATCGCCAACGTGACCGATAAGCTGGTGCCGTTTATGGCCGGCCTGTACGTGTTTGGTGGCCTGCTGGTGCTGTTGCTGAACGCCGGGCAGATTCCAGCGGCTATCAGCTCCATCATCTCCGGTGCTTTCAGTCCCGAAGGAGTCGCGGGTGGAGCCATCGGCGTGCTGATTCAGGGCATCCGCCGCGCCACTTTCTCCAACGAGGCCGGTATCGGCTCGGCCGCCATCGCCCACTCGGCTGTGAAGACCGACCGCCCCGTGACTGAAGGCTACGTGTCGTTGCTGGAGCCCTTTATCGACACGGTGGTTATCTGCACCATGACTGCGCTGACCCTGGTGGTTACCGGCGTGTACAAGAACCCCGACTTGTCGGGAGTCACCATGACCAGCGCCGCATTCAGCTCGGTGGTGCCTCAGTTCTCGTGGTTCGTGACCCTGGCAGTGATCCTGTTCGCCATCAGCACCATCATCACCTGGGCCTATTACGGGACCAAAGCGGTGGGCTATCTGACCGGCGAAAACAAGACCGCCATCTTGGCCTTTCAGGTGTTTTTCCTTATCGCTACCGTCATCGGTGCCAGCTTGGACCTGAATTCCATCATCGACTTCTCGGATTCCATGATCTTCGTGATGTCTATTCCCAACATCATCGGTCTGTACCTGCTGATGCCGGTGGTCAAGCGCGAACTGGCCGAGTACCGCGCCGACCTGAATTCCGGACGTATTCAGCGCACCGGCTGA
- a CDS encoding bifunctional 5,10-methylenetetrahydrofolate dehydrogenase/5,10-methenyltetrahydrofolate cyclohydrolase, with product MTDTVQPADTVQPAGPVRLKGKPLATQVLAHVSGALEGWAQEGFAPRLVSVLASNDPASQVYAQAKARRAGKLGVRYEVLDLGAEATQAELDRTLAGLSADPDVHGIMLELPLAPQLDAVDSFLHLSRRKDIEGLTPANLSRLAAGQENSVLLPPTPRSIRYLLRQAFGNDLRGRRIAVIGPGRTVGRPLVWMLNNFGATVTLLNEHSRDLTELLRPQDAVVVAVGRRGLLRPEQVQPHHVVIDAGINVTDDGVVGDADPAVAQVVRAITPVPGGVGPLTSALMYQNMVRAVQLQRGETPEEHALDLTLP from the coding sequence ATGACAGATACGGTACAGCCGGCAGATACGGTACAACCGGCAGGCCCAGTCCGCCTGAAGGGCAAACCACTGGCCACCCAGGTGCTGGCCCACGTAAGCGGGGCCCTGGAGGGCTGGGCGCAGGAAGGATTTGCGCCGCGCCTGGTCAGCGTGCTGGCCTCCAACGACCCCGCCTCGCAGGTGTACGCACAGGCCAAGGCCCGCCGCGCTGGCAAGCTGGGCGTGCGCTACGAGGTGCTGGACCTGGGCGCAGAGGCCACGCAGGCTGAGCTGGACCGCACCCTGGCCGGGCTGTCGGCCGACCCGGACGTGCACGGCATCATGCTGGAACTGCCGCTCGCCCCGCAGCTGGACGCGGTAGACAGCTTCCTGCACCTCAGCCGCCGCAAGGATATCGAGGGCCTTACTCCGGCCAACCTTTCCCGGCTGGCGGCCGGGCAGGAGAACTCGGTGCTGCTGCCGCCCACTCCGCGCAGTATCCGCTACCTGCTGCGCCAGGCTTTCGGCAACGACCTGCGGGGCAGGCGCATCGCCGTGATCGGGCCGGGCCGCACGGTGGGGCGCCCGCTGGTATGGATGCTGAACAACTTCGGCGCGACCGTGACTCTGCTCAACGAGCACAGCCGCGACCTGACCGAGTTGCTGCGGCCGCAGGACGCGGTGGTGGTGGCGGTGGGCCGGCGCGGCCTGCTGCGCCCCGAACAGGTGCAGCCGCACCACGTTGTCATTGATGCCGGTATCAACGTGACGGATGACGGCGTGGTAGGCGACGCCGACCCGGCGGTGGCTCAGGTGGTGCGGGCCATCACGCCGGTGCCGGGCGGCGTGGGGCCACTGACCAGCGCCCTGATGTACCAGAACATGGTGCGGGCCGTGCAGCTGCAGCGCGGTGAAACCCCGGAGGAACACGCCCTGGACCTGACCCTGCCCTGA
- the purH gene encoding bifunctional phosphoribosylaminoimidazolecarboxamide formyltransferase/IMP cyclohydrolase translates to MNTRRALLSVSDKTGITDFARQLHGAGWELVSTGGTLKVLEEAGLPVRAVSDLTGFPEMLDGRVKTLHPAIHGGVLARRESGHLAQLAEHGIGTIDLVCVNLYPFRETVARGAPDAEVIENIDIGGPAMIRSAAKNHESVLILVDPADYPLALQAEVSRTDRRRLAAKAYAHTSAYDAAITAYLGGGEQGQPEPADAALPAHLSLDLHRAHEVRYGENPHQAGAIYRWGEQRGPVLDAQVVAGKPMSFNNYADADAAWALCAELAASHSGQVACVAVKHANPCGVALGGSVAQAWTQARDADTLSVFGGVVAVSGPVDLEAARSFHGTFLEVLIAPAVSAEAVEWFAAKKPDLRVLVAASAEAGRLDVRPLSGGFAVQERDLRRWDDLCPEVVTATQPSESQWADLRFAWEVAKYARSNAVVLARAGITVGIGAGAVSRIWAAERAAANAGEAAQGAVMASEAFFPFDDVVRLAGQAGVSAIVQPGGAKRDPEVIAAADELGISMVLTGSRHFRH, encoded by the coding sequence ATGAACACAAGACGCGCCCTGCTTTCGGTCAGCGACAAGACCGGAATCACCGACTTTGCCCGGCAGCTGCACGGCGCTGGCTGGGAACTGGTCAGCACCGGCGGCACGCTGAAAGTGCTGGAGGAAGCGGGCCTGCCCGTCCGCGCCGTGAGCGACCTGACCGGCTTCCCTGAAATGCTGGACGGCCGGGTCAAGACCCTGCACCCGGCCATTCACGGCGGCGTGCTGGCCCGGCGCGAGAGCGGGCACCTGGCACAGCTGGCGGAGCACGGCATCGGCACCATCGACCTGGTCTGCGTGAATCTCTACCCCTTCCGCGAGACCGTGGCCCGCGGTGCACCCGACGCTGAGGTGATCGAGAACATCGACATCGGCGGACCAGCCATGATTCGCTCGGCGGCCAAGAATCACGAGTCGGTGCTGATTCTGGTGGACCCCGCCGACTACCCGCTGGCCCTGCAGGCCGAAGTCAGCCGCACCGACCGCCGCCGCCTGGCAGCCAAGGCCTACGCGCACACCAGCGCCTACGACGCCGCCATCACGGCTTATCTGGGTGGTGGGGAGCAGGGGCAGCCAGAACCGGCAGATGCGGCACTCCCCGCGCACCTCAGCCTGGACCTGCACCGCGCCCACGAGGTGCGCTACGGCGAGAACCCGCACCAGGCGGGAGCCATTTACCGCTGGGGCGAGCAGCGGGGGCCGGTGCTGGACGCCCAGGTGGTCGCCGGCAAACCGATGAGCTTCAACAATTACGCCGACGCCGACGCCGCCTGGGCCCTGTGCGCCGAGCTGGCTGCCAGCCACAGCGGCCAGGTGGCCTGCGTGGCCGTCAAGCACGCCAACCCCTGCGGCGTGGCTCTGGGCGGCAGCGTGGCCCAGGCCTGGACCCAGGCCCGCGACGCCGACACCCTCAGCGTGTTCGGCGGGGTGGTGGCCGTCAGCGGCCCGGTGGACCTGGAAGCGGCCCGGAGCTTTCACGGCACCTTTCTGGAAGTGCTGATTGCCCCGGCGGTCAGCGCCGAGGCGGTGGAATGGTTCGCCGCCAAGAAGCCCGACCTGCGCGTGCTGGTGGCAGCCAGTGCCGAAGCCGGCCGTTTGGACGTGCGTCCGCTGAGCGGCGGTTTTGCCGTGCAGGAGCGCGACCTGCGCCGCTGGGACGACCTGTGCCCCGAAGTGGTGACGGCAACCCAGCCCAGCGAATCCCAGTGGGCGGACCTGCGGTTTGCCTGGGAAGTCGCTAAATACGCCCGTTCCAACGCTGTCGTGCTGGCCCGCGCCGGAATCACGGTGGGTATCGGAGCCGGAGCGGTCAGCCGCATCTGGGCCGCCGAGCGTGCTGCCGCCAACGCGGGTGAGGCGGCCCAGGGAGCCGTGATGGCGTCCGAAGCCTTTTTCCCCTTTGATGACGTGGTGCGCCTGGCCGGGCAGGCCGGCGTGTCGGCCATCGTCCAGCCGGGCGGGGCCAAGCGCGACCCCGAAGTGATTGCCGCCGCCGATGAGCTGGGCATCAGCATGGTGCTGACCGGTTCGCGGCACTTCCGGCATTAG
- the yidD gene encoding membrane protein insertion efficiency factor YidD yields MSAPPPGPGPTTGPVAALLIRAVRWYQREVSPRKPAPTCRFSPTCSGYAVTALQRHGAVKGGWLAFWRFFRCNPLFPGGHDPVPEQWPRQH; encoded by the coding sequence GTGAGCGCCCCCCCACCCGGCCCCGGCCCCACCACTGGCCCGGTGGCTGCCCTGCTGATTCGGGCGGTGCGCTGGTACCAGCGTGAAGTGTCGCCGCGCAAGCCCGCGCCCACCTGCCGCTTCAGCCCCACCTGCTCGGGCTACGCGGTGACGGCCCTGCAGCGGCACGGGGCGGTCAAGGGAGGCTGGCTGGCCTTCTGGCGCTTTTTCCGCTGCAATCCGCTGTTTCCTGGCGGTCACGACCCGGTGCCCGAGCAGTGGCCCCGGCAGCACTGA